In the Pseudothauera hydrothermalis genome, one interval contains:
- a CDS encoding putative metalloprotease CJM1_0395 family protein, translating to MIAPLTFANRYDYFPSAARVGADERGVRADPANSESGSATGGLSPQARQKVAELQRRDREVRAHELAHVAAGAGLITRGANFTYVTGPDGQRYAVAGDVRIDTSPGRTPEETLRRAEQVRAAALAPADPSPQDYAVAAEAARMAAEARQALAAERRQEQTTEVSGSAPLTAATDKANQAARFAPAALRPQTIGRLIDLFA from the coding sequence ATGATTGCCCCGCTCACCTTTGCCAACCGCTATGACTACTTCCCGTCGGCCGCGCGTGTCGGGGCGGATGAGCGCGGTGTTCGCGCCGACCCGGCCAACTCTGAGTCCGGGTCGGCCACGGGCGGGCTCAGTCCACAAGCGCGCCAGAAGGTGGCCGAACTGCAAAGGCGCGACCGCGAAGTTCGTGCCCATGAGCTGGCCCATGTAGCCGCAGGTGCCGGGCTGATCACCCGGGGCGCAAACTTCACCTATGTCACCGGACCGGACGGGCAGCGCTACGCAGTGGCTGGCGACGTGCGCATCGACACCTCCCCCGGCCGCACCCCGGAAGAGACGTTGCGACGCGCCGAACAAGTGCGGGCGGCCGCCCTGGCCCCCGCCGATCCTTCGCCGCAGGACTATGCCGTCGCCGCCGAAGCCGCCCGCATGGCCGCCGAGGCACGACAAGCGTTGGCTGCCGAACGCCGGCAGGAGCAAACGACGGAGGTATCGGGCAGCGCGCCGCTCACTGCAGCCACCGACAAGGCCAATCAGGCCGCGCGCTTTGCGCCCGCTGCGCTGAGACCCCAGACAATCGGGCGCCTCATCGATCTGTTCGCCTAG
- the tnpA gene encoding IS66 family insertion sequence element accessory protein TnpA, translating to MMEQDRLMALEEPPAQDRGEAGVQRRVHRDDAFWRSHEQQRRRQGLSIPQYCQATGLALSTFRHRINRLAAVEAGSAVGEAGGRFIALVQPASSGQVDAMQIEVVLPESMTLRLHGAAARQVLDRVLARLP from the coding sequence ATGATGGAGCAGGACAGACTGATGGCGCTGGAAGAACCACCGGCTCAGGACCGTGGCGAAGCGGGCGTTCAGCGGCGCGTGCATCGCGACGATGCATTCTGGCGCTCGCATGAGCAGCAGCGGCGCCGGCAAGGCTTGAGCATTCCGCAGTATTGCCAGGCCACCGGCCTGGCGCTGTCGACGTTCCGGCACCGCATCAACCGCCTGGCCGCTGTCGAGGCAGGGTCGGCAGTGGGCGAAGCCGGCGGCCGGTTCATCGCGCTCGTGCAGCCAGCCTCCTCGGGGCAGGTCGATGCGATGCAGATCGAAGTCGTGCTGCCCGAATCGATGACGCTGCGCCTGCACGGGGCGGCTGCGCGGCAGGTGCTCGATCGCGTGCTGGCGCGGCTGCCGTGA
- the ispD gene encoding 2-C-methyl-D-erythritol 4-phosphate cytidylyltransferase → MQTFRPRHFAIVPAAGSGSRMGADTPKQYLPLLGRPLIHHALAVLCAATQIDKVFVVLSVDDKHWARHDWSAFGPKLVPLFCGGASRADSVLGGLRAIAGEAEQSDWVLVHDAARPCLAPWHIDKLVRELAHDEVGGLLAVPVADTLKQADGQRRVQRTVPRDSLWQAQTPQMFRYVMLRRALESTHGVTDEASAIEAAGLHPRLIQGDPTNLKVTYPLDLHLAEWILQNRDN, encoded by the coding sequence ATGCAGACTTTTCGTCCCCGTCATTTCGCCATCGTGCCTGCCGCTGGCAGCGGCAGCCGCATGGGGGCGGACACGCCCAAGCAGTATCTGCCCTTGCTGGGTCGCCCGCTGATCCATCATGCGCTGGCGGTACTGTGCGCTGCCACGCAGATCGACAAGGTGTTCGTCGTGCTGTCGGTAGACGACAAGCATTGGGCGCGCCATGACTGGTCTGCATTCGGTCCCAAGCTGGTGCCGCTGTTCTGCGGCGGTGCGAGCCGTGCAGACAGCGTGCTGGGCGGCTTGCGGGCAATCGCCGGCGAAGCGGAACAGTCGGACTGGGTGCTGGTGCACGATGCCGCGCGTCCTTGCCTTGCGCCCTGGCACATCGACAAACTGGTGCGCGAACTGGCACATGATGAGGTCGGCGGACTGCTTGCGGTACCTGTGGCCGACACGCTCAAGCAGGCCGACGGCCAGCGCCGGGTGCAGCGTACCGTGCCGCGCGACAGCCTGTGGCAGGCGCAGACACCGCAGATGTTCCGCTACGTGATGCTGCGTCGCGCGCTGGAGTCGACCCATGGGGTGACCGATGAGGCCAGCGCAATCGAAGCCGCGGGTCTGCATCCGCGGCTGATCCAAGGCGACCCCACCAACCTCAAGGTCACCTATCCGCTGGATCTGCATCTGGCCGAGTGGATTCTGCAAAACCGTGACAATTAA
- a CDS encoding alpha/beta hydrolase: MKLRHSSISIPSAQAWLDALLCHAPNVHALALIVQPWATPPGAARENTLTQTLHAAGFGTLTVDLLTAQEQARDPDACFNVPQLALRIDGVRDWIAHQPMLGTLQVGLLASGTACAAAIRAAARHPEHYSALVCLGGRADLAGTKPLTSLVTPTLFAVDEQDPDLPILRQAYAHLVCQRSWQPVAATDDHLDAAGTARLAVDWLLRHPRAPAADAEAIASAH; encoded by the coding sequence ATGAAACTGCGTCACTCGTCGATCAGTATTCCCAGCGCCCAGGCATGGCTCGATGCCCTGCTATGCCACGCGCCCAATGTGCATGCACTGGCATTGATCGTCCAACCTTGGGCCACGCCGCCGGGCGCAGCGCGTGAAAATACATTGACCCAGACGCTGCACGCGGCCGGTTTCGGCACGCTCACGGTAGATTTACTGACCGCCCAAGAGCAAGCCCGCGACCCCGACGCCTGCTTCAATGTGCCGCAGCTTGCGCTTCGCATCGACGGCGTGCGCGACTGGATTGCGCATCAGCCCATGCTCGGCACCTTACAGGTGGGCCTGTTGGCTTCAGGCACCGCATGTGCCGCAGCGATTCGCGCCGCGGCACGCCACCCTGAGCATTACAGCGCGCTGGTCTGCCTGGGCGGCCGTGCGGACCTGGCTGGCACCAAACCGCTGACTTCGCTGGTCACACCGACTCTTTTCGCGGTGGATGAACAAGATCCGGACTTACCGATCTTGCGCCAAGCCTATGCACACTTGGTCTGCCAGCGCAGTTGGCAGCCGGTTGCCGCAACCGATGACCATCTCGACGCTGCCGGCACAGCCCGTCTGGCGGTCGACTGGCTGTTGCGCCATCCCAGAGCGCCGGCAGCGGATGCGGAAGCGATCGCCAGCGCGCACTGA
- a CDS encoding MgtC/SapB family protein encodes MPFSVPFDSAQGEAFLIAIGIGLLIGLERERVASARAGLRTFGLVGLFGALTGLLGQHLQSIAPLVVGLALVGTMIVAAYLRHPDPTDPGTTSVAALLVCFCLGAAVWYGYAQIAVMLAVGTTVLLYFKAQLRGIATRLGPKDWISILQFGVLSLVILPILPNEEFGPFEALNPYQVWWMVVLISGVSLAGYAALQLAGARYGAAFVGVFGGLASSTATTMVYARQARSAPAMASMAALVIVLANLVMVVRVGIIASVVAPGVVTHLLGIIVPALVLGVLALAWNWRRLDERGQVLLPATSNPTELRTALGFGALYAVVLFIAAWLTEIAGNRGLYVLAVVTGLTDIDAIALTSLRLFALDKLALSPTVIVIGLGMLANLAFKTGLAVAIGGRALGAKVLGGMGAVAIGLIGGMAWRALWAPGL; translated from the coding sequence ATGCCGTTTTCCGTTCCTTTCGATTCTGCCCAGGGTGAGGCCTTTTTGATCGCCATTGGCATTGGCCTGTTGATCGGCCTGGAGCGTGAACGGGTAGCCTCGGCGCGTGCCGGTTTGCGCACCTTTGGGCTGGTGGGCCTGTTCGGGGCGCTGACCGGTTTGCTGGGTCAGCATCTGCAAAGCATTGCACCGCTGGTGGTCGGGCTGGCGCTGGTGGGCACCATGATCGTTGCCGCCTACTTGCGTCACCCCGACCCCACCGACCCCGGTACCACTTCGGTAGCAGCCTTGCTGGTGTGCTTCTGTTTGGGCGCCGCGGTGTGGTACGGCTATGCGCAGATTGCGGTGATGCTGGCCGTGGGCACTACCGTGCTGCTCTACTTCAAGGCGCAACTGCGCGGGATCGCCACTCGCTTGGGGCCCAAAGACTGGATTTCCATTCTGCAGTTCGGCGTTCTGTCGCTGGTCATTCTGCCCATTCTGCCAAATGAGGAGTTCGGCCCCTTCGAAGCGCTCAATCCTTATCAGGTTTGGTGGATGGTGGTGCTGATCTCTGGCGTCAGCCTGGCCGGCTATGCCGCCCTGCAATTGGCAGGCGCCCGTTACGGCGCAGCCTTTGTCGGCGTCTTTGGCGGCTTGGCGTCGAGCACCGCCACCACCATGGTGTATGCACGCCAAGCGCGCTCCGCACCCGCGATGGCATCGATGGCGGCACTGGTGATCGTGCTGGCCAACCTGGTGATGGTGGTACGTGTGGGCATCATTGCCTCGGTGGTCGCGCCGGGCGTGGTGACGCATTTGCTGGGGATCATCGTTCCGGCCTTGGTGCTGGGCGTACTTGCCCTGGCGTGGAACTGGCGACGACTCGATGAGCGCGGCCAAGTGCTGCTGCCGGCAACATCCAACCCCACCGAGTTGCGTACCGCACTGGGCTTTGGTGCGCTTTATGCAGTGGTGCTGTTCATTGCCGCATGGCTGACCGAGATCGCCGGCAATCGCGGGCTTTATGTGCTGGCCGTGGTCACCGGCCTGACCGACATCGATGCCATCGCACTGACCAGTTTGAGGCTGTTCGCGCTGGACAAGCTGGCCTTGTCGCCCACGGTCATTGTCATCGGACTGGGCATGCTGGCCAACCTGGCCTTCAAGACCGGTCTGGCGGTGGCCATCGGCGGCCGAGCGCTGGGCGCAAAGGTCCTAGGCGGCATGGGCGCGGTGGCGATCGGGCTGATCGGCGGCATGGCCTGGCGTGCGCTCTGGGCACCGGGCCTATAA
- a CDS encoding DUF1566 domain-containing protein produces MAASASVEPPTAAPSERELAAIARFEPQGDGTLVRDQATALTWMRCSVGQHWTGQTCAGEAERHDWEAALRLAETFEFAGYSDWRLPTRDELLTITWCSSGQRFATDAEGAGGACAGRFRQPAILSAVFPATPAAKFWSATPGNMNFTAWGVAFSTAVTGAGNRRDREHVRLVRGAPYRPDGK; encoded by the coding sequence GTGGCCGCCTCCGCCTCGGTCGAGCCGCCGACCGCTGCGCCGTCCGAGCGCGAACTTGCCGCAATCGCCCGTTTTGAACCGCAAGGCGACGGCACCTTGGTGCGCGACCAAGCCACCGCTCTGACCTGGATGCGCTGCAGTGTCGGCCAGCATTGGACGGGACAGACCTGCGCAGGCGAAGCCGAGCGCCATGACTGGGAGGCTGCGCTGAGGCTGGCCGAAACGTTCGAATTTGCGGGATACAGCGATTGGCGGCTGCCGACCCGCGACGAGCTGCTGACCATTACCTGGTGTTCTTCCGGCCAGCGTTTTGCCACCGATGCCGAGGGGGCGGGCGGCGCCTGTGCAGGCCGCTTTCGCCAGCCGGCCATCTTGTCGGCGGTATTCCCGGCCACGCCAGCGGCAAAATTCTGGAGTGCGACACCCGGCAACATGAACTTCACCGCTTGGGGGGTGGCTTTCAGCACCGCGGTCACCGGTGCGGGCAATCGGCGCGACCGCGAACATGTGCGCCTGGTGCGCGGCGCTCCGTATCGGCCGGACGGAAAATGA
- the ispF gene encoding 2-C-methyl-D-erythritol 2,4-cyclodiphosphate synthase, which yields MNFAFRIGQGFDVHALVPGRPLIVGGVTLPFEHGLLGHSDADVLLHALTDALLGAAGLGDIGRLFPDTDRAYAGADSRVLLRAAWAQVEAAGWQVANIDATVICRAPKILPHVPAMVANIAADLGCAPAAINIKGKTTEKLGFTGRGEGIAAQVVALLAARAG from the coding sequence ATGAACTTCGCCTTCCGTATCGGTCAGGGTTTCGACGTGCATGCCTTGGTACCCGGGCGGCCGCTGATCGTCGGCGGCGTGACCCTTCCTTTCGAGCACGGGCTATTGGGCCATTCCGACGCCGACGTGCTGCTGCATGCGCTGACCGACGCTCTGCTGGGCGCCGCGGGGCTGGGCGACATCGGCCGCTTGTTCCCCGACACCGATCGCGCATATGCCGGGGCCGACAGCCGTGTGCTGCTGCGCGCGGCGTGGGCGCAGGTAGAAGCGGCGGGCTGGCAAGTGGCCAACATCGACGCCACGGTGATCTGCCGCGCACCAAAAATCCTGCCGCACGTGCCGGCGATGGTCGCCAACATCGCCGCGGATCTGGGTTGCGCGCCAGCGGCGATCAATATCAAGGGCAAGACCACCGAGAAGCTGGGCTTTACCGGCCGCGGCGAAGGCATTGCCGCGCAGGTAGTGGCCTTGTTGGCGGCTCGCGCGGGATGA
- the mfd gene encoding transcription-repair coupling factor encodes MSANHPDCPPSVAPLTLLPDLAPARAGQRVQLPALAGSADALAIAQLGAREGMLLVITADPIDAQRLLDEIAWVAPHLRLHLLPDWETLPYDSFSPHQDLVSERLSTLYAMSRGEADVVLVPATTALYRMAPPAFLAAYTFFLKQGEKLDLDRLRAQMALAGYAHVTQVVSPGEFSVRGGLIDLFPMGAQLPYRIDLFDDEVESIKTFDPDTQRTVYPVKEIRLLPAREFPLDDKGRARFRSRFRETFEGDPTRSPVYKDVSNGIAPAGIEYYLPLFFVETATIFDYLPADTPVLLHHDVPAAIAEFWRDTRSRYDLLKGDRTRPVLAPEALFLTDEAFFLALKDRARFLLPAFSADADAALAQPLPTVAVDGKATDPLHRLKAFCAGFDGRVLVLAESAGRRETMAEYLKTYDLHYAPSADLAAFAAADQPLGLAVGPLATGFILPHARLAIVTEAELYAAAARPRSRRDSRRAASVEGWLRDLSELKPGDPVVHVAHGVGRYMGLVHMNLGEGDTEFLHLEYKGGDKLFVPVAQLHVITRYAGADPDAVDLHRLGSGQWEKAKRKAAEQVRDTAAELLALYAQRAARPGHRFQFKQHDLDAFAEGFGFQTTPDQQAAIDAVIADMKSGRPMDRLVCGDVGFGKTEVALRAAFVAVADGKQVAVLCPTTLLAEQHWQTFSDRFADFPVKVAELSRFRSAKEQAEALSQLAEGKVDIIIGTHRLLQKDVRFKRLGLVIIDEEHRFGVRQKEALKKLRSEVDILTLTATPIPRTLGLSLEGLRDFSVIATAPSRRLAIKTFVQRWSKGIVREAVLREFKRGGQVYFLHNEVDTIENMRHTLAELLPEARIVVGHGQMPERELERVMRDFTQKRANLLLCTTIIETGIDIPTANTIIINRADRFGLAQLHQLRGRVGRSHHQAYAYLLTDAEAKPTAQAQKRLEAIAMMEELGSGFYLAMHDLEIRGAGEVLGEQQSGEIKQVGFSLYTEMLKRAVRDLQAGREPDLSQPLEVVSEINLHTPALLPSDYCPDVQERLTLYKRLANCENEDDLRALQEELVDRFGDLPPQTQALIETHRLRLLVKPYGVVKLDASEAQISVQFGPNPAIDPGKVILLIQRDRNTRMAGPDKLIRRATIPQLRQRVQAVKELLEAVRAD; translated from the coding sequence ATGTCTGCCAACCATCCCGACTGCCCTCCGTCCGTGGCCCCGCTTACGCTGCTTCCAGACCTTGCACCGGCGCGTGCCGGCCAGCGCGTGCAATTACCCGCATTGGCCGGATCGGCCGACGCGCTGGCCATTGCCCAGTTGGGCGCTCGTGAGGGCATGCTGCTGGTCATCACCGCCGACCCGATCGACGCCCAGCGCTTACTGGACGAAATCGCCTGGGTGGCGCCGCATCTACGCCTGCATTTGTTGCCGGACTGGGAAACGCTGCCCTACGACAGCTTCTCCCCGCATCAGGATTTGGTCTCCGAGCGCCTTTCGACGCTGTATGCCATGAGCCGCGGCGAAGCCGACGTGGTGCTGGTACCGGCCACCACCGCGCTTTATCGCATGGCTCCGCCCGCTTTTCTGGCTGCCTACACCTTTTTCCTGAAACAAGGCGAAAAGCTCGACCTGGATCGACTGCGCGCGCAAATGGCGCTGGCCGGCTATGCCCATGTCACCCAAGTGGTCAGCCCCGGAGAGTTTTCGGTACGCGGGGGGCTGATCGATCTGTTTCCAATGGGCGCGCAACTGCCTTACCGCATCGATTTATTCGATGACGAAGTGGAAAGCATCAAGACCTTCGACCCGGACACCCAGCGTACCGTCTATCCGGTCAAGGAAATCCGCCTGCTGCCGGCGCGCGAGTTTCCGCTCGACGACAAGGGTCGCGCGCGCTTTCGCAGCCGTTTCCGTGAAACATTCGAAGGCGATCCCACGCGCAGCCCGGTCTACAAAGACGTCTCCAACGGCATCGCCCCTGCCGGCATCGAGTACTACCTGCCGTTGTTCTTCGTCGAAACCGCCACCATTTTCGACTACCTGCCGGCCGACACCCCGGTGCTGCTGCACCATGATGTGCCGGCGGCAATCGCCGAATTCTGGCGTGACACCCGCTCACGCTACGATTTGCTCAAAGGTGACCGGACCCGGCCGGTGCTCGCACCCGAAGCGCTGTTTTTGACCGACGAAGCTTTTTTTCTTGCGCTCAAGGACCGCGCCCGCTTTCTGCTGCCCGCATTCAGCGCCGACGCCGACGCTGCGCTCGCCCAGCCGCTACCCACGGTGGCGGTCGATGGCAAAGCCACCGATCCGCTGCACCGCCTGAAGGCTTTTTGTGCCGGATTTGACGGACGTGTGCTGGTGCTCGCGGAATCGGCCGGACGCCGCGAGACCATGGCCGAGTATCTGAAGACCTACGACCTTCACTATGCGCCCAGTGCGGATCTGGCCGCCTTCGCCGCTGCCGACCAGCCGCTCGGCCTTGCGGTGGGCCCGCTCGCCACCGGTTTCATACTGCCGCATGCGCGCTTGGCCATCGTCACCGAGGCCGAGCTCTACGCTGCCGCCGCCCGCCCCCGCAGCCGCCGCGATAGCCGCCGCGCCGCCTCCGTGGAAGGCTGGCTGCGCGATCTGTCCGAACTCAAGCCGGGCGATCCGGTGGTGCATGTGGCGCATGGGGTTGGCCGCTACATGGGCCTGGTGCACATGAATCTGGGCGAGGGCGATACTGAGTTCCTGCACCTGGAGTACAAAGGCGGCGACAAACTGTTTGTGCCAGTGGCGCAGCTACATGTCATTACCCGCTACGCCGGCGCCGACCCGGACGCGGTCGACTTACACCGTCTAGGCTCCGGTCAGTGGGAAAAAGCCAAGCGCAAAGCCGCCGAACAGGTGCGCGATACCGCCGCCGAACTGCTTGCCCTGTACGCTCAGCGCGCTGCACGCCCTGGCCATCGCTTCCAATTCAAGCAACACGACCTGGACGCCTTTGCCGAGGGGTTTGGTTTTCAAACCACGCCGGATCAACAAGCGGCCATCGACGCGGTGATCGCCGATATGAAGTCGGGCCGCCCGATGGACCGTCTGGTCTGCGGCGACGTCGGTTTTGGCAAAACCGAAGTGGCGCTGCGTGCCGCCTTCGTCGCCGTGGCCGACGGCAAGCAGGTTGCAGTGCTCTGCCCCACCACCTTGCTGGCCGAGCAACACTGGCAGACCTTTTCCGACCGCTTTGCCGACTTTCCAGTCAAGGTGGCCGAGCTGTCACGCTTCAGAAGCGCCAAAGAACAGGCCGAGGCGCTCTCACAACTGGCCGAAGGCAAGGTGGACATCATCATTGGCACCCACCGTCTGCTGCAAAAAGACGTCCGCTTCAAGCGCCTGGGCCTGGTGATCATCGACGAGGAACACCGCTTCGGCGTACGTCAGAAAGAAGCGCTGAAAAAACTGCGCAGCGAGGTCGATATCCTCACCCTGACCGCCACCCCCATTCCGCGCACCCTGGGCCTGTCGTTGGAAGGGTTGCGCGACTTTTCGGTCATTGCCACCGCGCCTTCGCGCCGGCTGGCGATCAAGACCTTTGTGCAGCGCTGGTCCAAGGGCATCGTACGCGAAGCGGTGCTGCGCGAATTCAAACGCGGCGGTCAGGTGTATTTTCTGCACAACGAGGTCGACACCATCGAAAACATGCGCCACACGCTCGCCGAGCTGTTGCCCGAGGCGCGTATCGTCGTGGGCCACGGCCAGATGCCGGAACGCGAGCTAGAACGCGTGATGCGCGATTTCACCCAAAAACGCGCCAACCTGTTGTTGTGCACCACCATCATCGAAACCGGTATCGACATTCCCACCGCCAACACCATCATCATCAATCGTGCCGACCGCTTCGGTCTGGCACAACTGCATCAGTTGCGCGGCCGCGTTGGGCGCAGCCATCATCAAGCCTACGCTTACCTGCTCACCGATGCCGAGGCCAAGCCCACCGCGCAGGCACAAAAGCGGCTGGAGGCCATCGCCATGATGGAAGAACTGGGCTCAGGTTTCTATCTGGCCATGCATGATCTGGAAATACGCGGCGCCGGCGAGGTGTTAGGCGAGCAACAGTCCGGCGAAATCAAACAGGTCGGCTTTAGCCTCTACACCGAAATGCTCAAGCGTGCGGTGCGCGACCTGCAGGCCGGCCGCGAACCCGACCTCTCCCAACCGCTGGAGGTCGTCTCGGAGATCAACCTGCACACCCCGGCGCTATTGCCTTCCGATTATTGCCCGGATGTTCAGGAGCGCCTGACACTCTACAAACGCCTGGCCAATTGTGAAAACGAAGACGATCTACGCGCGCTGCAAGAGGAGCTGGTCGATCGCTTTGGCGACTTGCCGCCACAAACCCAGGCACTGATCGAAACCCACCGCCTGCGCCTGCTGGTCAAGCCCTATGGGGTTGTCAAGCTGGATGCTTCCGAAGCGCAGATCAGCGTGCAGTTCGGCCCCAACCCGGCGATCGATCCAGGCAAAGTCATCTTGCTCATCCAGCGCGATCGCAACACCCGCATGGCCGGTCCGGACAAGCTCATCCGTCGAGCGACCATTCCACAATTGCGCCAACGGGTCCAAGCGGTCAAAGAACTGCTGGAAGCGGTGCGTGCGGATTGA
- the tnpB gene encoding IS66 family insertion sequence element accessory protein TnpB (TnpB, as the term is used for proteins encoded by IS66 family insertion elements, is considered an accessory protein, since TnpC, encoded by a neighboring gene, is a DDE family transposase.), whose product MILSSAIRAHVYSEAVDMRKSIDGLAQIVSRCMGMNPLSGQVFVFIGRRRDKAKLLVWDRHGFWVLYKRLERGRFTDPARLSAEGLAMSELLAWLDGIDLSRTRRLAPVAASVVG is encoded by the coding sequence GTGATCCTGTCCTCGGCGATCCGCGCCCACGTCTATAGCGAAGCGGTGGACATGAGGAAGTCGATCGATGGGCTCGCGCAGATCGTGTCGCGCTGCATGGGCATGAACCCGCTCTCGGGTCAGGTGTTCGTGTTCATCGGTCGGCGCCGCGACAAGGCCAAGCTGCTGGTGTGGGACCGCCATGGGTTCTGGGTGCTGTACAAGCGCCTGGAGCGCGGGCGTTTCACCGACCCCGCGCGGCTGTCGGCTGAGGGCCTGGCGATGAGCGAGTTGCTGGCCTGGCTCGATGGTATCGATCTGTCGCGGACACGCCGCCTGGCGCCGGTGGCGGCCAGCGTCGTGGGGTAA
- a CDS encoding cold-shock protein: protein MSTKTGTVKWFNDSKGFGFITPEGGGDDLFAHFSEIQGSGFKTLAENQRVEFEVKTGPKGLQAANIRAI, encoded by the coding sequence ATGAGCACCAAAACCGGTACCGTCAAATGGTTCAACGACTCCAAAGGCTTCGGCTTCATCACCCCGGAAGGCGGCGGTGACGATCTGTTTGCCCACTTCAGCGAAATTCAAGGCTCGGGTTTCAAGACTCTGGCCGAGAACCAGCGCGTCGAGTTCGAAGTCAAGACCGGCCCGAAGGGCCTGCAGGCTGCGAACATCCGCGCCATCTAA